One genomic window of Motacilla alba alba isolate MOTALB_02 chromosome 1, Motacilla_alba_V1.0_pri, whole genome shotgun sequence includes the following:
- the PRSS23 gene encoding serine protease 23 — MAALSTLILLLCAAKDVMPSSPHWKPTWPSYRVPVILPQSTLNLDKPQFDAEARLEVVSPCGPACHKSSPLPTYEEVKNYLSYETLYANGSLTETEVGIYILSNGGDGSRGRSRTKRQIYGYDSRFSIFGKDFLLNYPFSTSVKLSTGCTGTLVAEKHVLTAAHCIHDGKSYVKGAQKLRVGFLKPKHKDGGKGSNITNSAMPEKMKFQWIRVKRTHVPKGWIKGNANDIGMDYDYALLELKKPHKRKFMKIGVSPPARHLPGGRIHFSGYDNDRPGNLVYRFCDVKDETYDLLYQQCDAQPGASGSGVYVRMWKRQNHKWERKIIGIFSGHQWVDMNGTPQDFNVAVRITPLKYAQICYWIKGNYLDCREG, encoded by the coding sequence ATGGCAGCCTTGTCCACTTTAATCCTCCTTTTGTGTGCTGCTAAAGATGTGATGCCTTCCAGTCCTCACTGGAAGCCAACTTGGCCATCTTACAGAGTTCCCGTTATCCTGCCGCAGTCTACCCTGAACTTGGACAAACCACAGTTTGATGCCGAAGCCAGACTGGAAGTGGTATCTCCGTGTGGCCCAGCATGCCACAAAAGTTCTCCGCTGCCGACTTATGAAGAGGTGAAGAACTACCTGTCCTACGAAACCTTGTATGCTAATGGCAGCCTCACTGAAACGGAAGTGGGCATATACATCCTGAGCAATGGCGGTGATGGGTCTCGAGGCAGATCTCGAACTAAGAGGCAGATCTATGGCTATGACAGCAGGTTTAGCATTTTTGGGAAAGACTTCTTGTTGAATTACCCTTTCTCCACATCGGTGAAGCTCTCTACAGGTTGCACGGGGACCCTGGTGGCTGAAAAGCATGTTCTTACTGCCGCTCATTGTATCCATGACGGAAAGAGTTACGTCAAGGGAGCTCAGAAACTGCGGGTGGGGTTCCTAAAGCCCAAACACAAAGATGGCGGCAAAGGGTCCAATATCACCAACTCGGCAATgcctgagaaaatgaaattccagTGGATCCGAGTGAAACGGACACATGTCCCCAAGGGATGGATCAAAGGCAATGCCAATGACATCGGTATGGATTATGACTatgccctgctggagctgaagaAGCCACATAAAAGAAAGTTTATGAAGATAGGTGTGAGCCCACCAGCAAGACACTTACCTGGAGGGAGGATTCACTTCTCTGGCTACGACAATGACCGTCCTGGAAACCTGGTTTACCGTTTCTGTGATGTCAAAGATGAAACGTACGACCTGTTATACCAGCAGTGCGATGCCCAGCCAGGTGCCAGTGGATCTGGGGTATATGTGAGGATGTGGAAGAGGCAGAATCACAAATGGGAGCGTAAAATTATTGGTATATTTTCAGGCCATCAGTGGGTGGACATGAATGGCACCCCACAGGATTTCAATGTAGCTGTTCGCATTACACCCCTCAAATACGCACAGATCTGTTACTGGATCAAAGGCAACTACCTTGACTGCAGGGAAGGATAA